Proteins co-encoded in one Kutzneria chonburiensis genomic window:
- a CDS encoding SDR family NAD(P)-dependent oxidoreductase gives MKTSFDASGEVLVVTGGASGIGAALARGFAEAGGRSVVLDIVDSPDVPGVTQLRVDVADRGAVFAAVAEVVAKYGRVDGLVCAAAVQPRADVVDMDPAVWRHTLAVNLDGVVWACQAVLPHMIKRRRGSILVFASGLAHMGRAQSSAYAASKGALISYGKSLAAEVAAHRIRVNTVFPGVIDTPQFRAANPDGPERAHWAATTGIGTPEDVVGPLLFLLSEAATMTGSTLTRDRAYAKE, from the coding sequence ATGAAGACGAGTTTCGACGCCTCCGGCGAAGTCCTGGTCGTGACCGGCGGGGCCAGCGGGATCGGCGCCGCGCTGGCCCGTGGGTTCGCCGAGGCCGGCGGCCGCAGCGTGGTGCTGGACATCGTCGACTCCCCCGACGTGCCGGGCGTGACCCAGCTCAGGGTGGACGTGGCCGACCGCGGCGCGGTGTTCGCCGCAGTCGCGGAGGTGGTGGCCAAGTACGGCCGGGTTGACGGCCTGGTGTGCGCCGCCGCGGTTCAGCCCCGTGCCGATGTGGTCGACATGGATCCGGCCGTGTGGCGGCACACGCTCGCGGTCAACCTGGACGGCGTGGTCTGGGCGTGTCAGGCCGTGCTGCCGCACATGATCAAGCGGCGGCGGGGCTCGATCCTGGTGTTCGCCTCCGGTCTGGCGCACATGGGCCGGGCGCAGTCATCCGCTTACGCGGCAAGCAAGGGGGCGCTGATCTCGTACGGAAAGTCGCTGGCCGCCGAGGTGGCGGCGCACCGGATCCGGGTCAACACCGTGTTCCCGGGCGTGATCGACACCCCGCAGTTCCGCGCGGCCAACCCGGACGGCCCCGAGCGCGCGCACTGGGCCGCCACCACCGGCATCGGCACGCCGGAGGACGTGGTCGGGCCGCTGCTGTTCCTGCTGTCCGAGGCGGCCACGATGACCGGCTCCACCCTCACCCGCGACCGCGCCTACGCCAAGGAGTGA
- a CDS encoding sugar ABC transporter substrate-binding protein, whose translation MKTSTPRRLAGVAVAVTAAVGLTACGSAGSGSGASSADYTIWDPYPQFDGNAAWTKLVESCGDKAGVKVKRTAFDTTDLTNKVLLAAQQGNAPDVLIVDNPVVSTLADAGVLATTDDTKIETSGVDPNLLGAGQLGGKTYGTPIGANTLALFYNKTILQAAGVDPASVKDWATLTAALAKIAGTGKKGITFSAIGTEEGSFQFLPWFWGSGARLDQLDSPQGAAALTLWSDWLKAGYAPNSVLNNTQTTSWQDFAAGNVAFAENGTWQLGNAKKLGFEYGTITVPAQHGGAAPVPTGGEFVTVPTQKDAARYATDQKIVSCLTSPDNIYATDTTLSYVAPAAAVQQKQAAADPALQVWVDAVHAAKGRTSDNLGTKYPKISEQLWTAVQATLSGSKAPAAALQAAQASVGKG comes from the coding sequence ATGAAGACTTCCACGCCCAGACGCTTAGCCGGCGTCGCGGTCGCCGTCACCGCCGCGGTGGGACTCACCGCCTGTGGTTCCGCCGGCAGCGGTTCCGGCGCCTCGAGCGCCGACTACACGATCTGGGACCCGTATCCGCAGTTCGACGGCAACGCCGCGTGGACGAAGCTGGTCGAGTCGTGCGGCGACAAGGCCGGCGTCAAGGTCAAGCGGACCGCGTTCGACACCACGGACCTGACCAACAAGGTCCTGCTCGCCGCCCAGCAGGGAAATGCCCCCGACGTGCTGATCGTGGACAACCCGGTGGTGTCGACACTGGCCGACGCCGGCGTGCTCGCGACCACCGACGACACCAAGATCGAGACGTCCGGCGTCGACCCGAATCTGCTCGGCGCCGGCCAGCTCGGCGGCAAGACCTACGGCACGCCGATCGGCGCGAACACGCTGGCCCTGTTCTACAACAAGACGATCCTCCAGGCCGCCGGCGTGGACCCGGCGTCGGTCAAGGACTGGGCCACGCTGACGGCGGCGCTGGCCAAGATCGCGGGCACCGGCAAGAAGGGCATCACGTTCTCCGCGATCGGCACCGAGGAGGGCAGTTTCCAGTTCCTGCCCTGGTTCTGGGGCTCCGGCGCCCGGCTCGACCAGCTGGACTCCCCGCAGGGCGCCGCCGCGCTGACGCTGTGGAGCGACTGGCTCAAGGCCGGCTACGCGCCGAACTCGGTGCTCAACAACACCCAGACCACGAGCTGGCAGGACTTCGCCGCCGGCAACGTCGCGTTCGCCGAGAACGGCACCTGGCAGCTGGGCAACGCCAAGAAGCTCGGCTTCGAGTACGGGACGATCACCGTGCCGGCCCAGCACGGCGGCGCCGCGCCGGTGCCGACCGGCGGCGAATTCGTCACCGTGCCGACGCAGAAGGACGCCGCCCGCTACGCCACGGACCAGAAGATCGTGTCCTGCCTGACCAGTCCGGACAACATCTACGCCACCGACACCACACTGTCCTACGTCGCGCCAGCTGCTGCTGTGCAGCAGAAGCAGGCCGCCGCCGACCCGGCGCTGCAAGTGTGGGTGGATGCCGTGCACGCCGCCAAGGGGCGCACGAGCGACAACCTGGGCACCAAGTACCCGAAGATCTCCGAGCAGCTGTGGACCGCCGTGCAGGCCACCCTGTCCGGCTCGAAGGCGCCGGCCGCCGCGCTGCAAGCCGCGCAGGCATCCGTGGGCAAGGGATGA
- a CDS encoding S1 family peptidase yields MATSIGVLVAGLTIAAPAANAQTPQAKAPLSARQAANLSSTAKSLLGDRTIGSYYDGKRLVVTVTDDSAAAQVRALGAVPAKVPYRASELAAVTAQLGQKARIPGTAWRIDVHTGQVLVTADSTVTGAKLAALTSTVNEFDGKARLRTTGGKLRPLIAGGDAIWGQGLRCSLGFNVRDSNGNPAILTAGHCGVATNDWWADSGNNQHIATTAQADFPGTDYSYATYDQGVDAPSAVNTGQEISQAGDATVGEQVTRSGSTSGVHTGSVTGLNATVNYEEGSVSGLIDTDVCAEPGDSGGAMYDGSTALGLTSGGSGDCQSGGETFFQPVPAALSAYGLTLP; encoded by the coding sequence GTGGCGACCAGCATCGGTGTGCTCGTTGCCGGTCTGACCATCGCTGCGCCGGCCGCGAACGCCCAGACGCCCCAGGCGAAAGCGCCGCTGTCCGCGCGCCAGGCGGCGAACCTCAGCAGCACGGCGAAATCCCTACTCGGTGACCGCACCATCGGCTCCTACTATGACGGCAAGCGGCTGGTCGTCACCGTCACCGACGACAGCGCGGCCGCACAGGTCCGTGCCCTCGGCGCGGTGCCGGCCAAGGTGCCCTACCGCGCCTCCGAACTCGCCGCCGTGACGGCACAACTCGGACAGAAGGCACGGATTCCCGGCACTGCCTGGCGAATCGACGTGCATACCGGTCAGGTGCTGGTGACCGCCGACTCGACCGTCACCGGCGCCAAGCTCGCGGCGCTGACCAGCACCGTCAACGAATTCGACGGCAAGGCCAGGCTGCGGACCACCGGCGGCAAGCTACGCCCGCTGATCGCCGGCGGCGATGCCATCTGGGGCCAGGGACTCCGCTGTTCCCTGGGCTTCAACGTGCGCGACTCCAACGGCAATCCGGCCATCCTCACCGCCGGCCACTGCGGCGTCGCCACCAACGACTGGTGGGCCGACAGCGGCAACAACCAGCACATCGCCACTACCGCCCAGGCCGACTTCCCCGGCACCGACTACTCGTACGCCACCTACGACCAGGGCGTGGACGCACCCAGCGCGGTCAACACCGGCCAGGAGATCTCCCAGGCCGGTGACGCGACCGTCGGCGAGCAGGTGACGCGCAGCGGCTCCACCAGCGGCGTGCACACGGGCTCCGTGACCGGCCTCAACGCCACGGTGAACTACGAGGAAGGCTCCGTCAGCGGTCTGATCGACACCGACGTCTGCGCCGAGCCGGGCGACAGCGGCGGCGCCATGTACGACGGCAGCACCGCCCTCGGCCTCACCTCCGGCGGCAGCGGCGACTGCCAGTCCGGCGGCGAGACCTTCTTCCAACCGGTCCCGGCCGCGCTCTCCGCGTACGGCCTGACCCTGCCCTGA
- a CDS encoding FAD-dependent monooxygenase — translation MLPVIIAGGGPVGLITALGLAHYGIDVVVFEEDDQLSLDTKAGTVLTRTLEVLDRYDAAGDVLAAALRIDEIGDIDRATGEARASVHTGELVHDTRFPFVLNIPQHHLEPVLRERLEALAPKTVHMGHRVVGFTQGGDHVDVVVESIGGRKTIRGSYLLACDGGRSQLREALGITVAGHTLAQRYMLVDLEVDLDEANPRDFPYLAYFGDPTEWMILVRQPHCWRFLYPLEPGRPEPDRAELAAKAQRFIGDVDGLRVLGTNVYPVHHRVADRWRDGRVFLMGDAAHLITPMWALGLNTGVLDASNLPWRLAWVLRGWADESLLDGYEREQSPVAVRGSGEMAEAARAYMDRRATEVSAMDGGRWGVAVTRSLLGVRLDVDGSGDWSMIAAGDTPQPVRTGDRLPDVPLFGPHGQVSLHDLTRDSFAAFYFTDVRRRPRLPGTVSPGLSRYLVSRWDAPLDSGLREVALFDPGEHATHRIGVLPDTAVLVRPDGHVAAILPFDPADDTKDPVRDRYLQITGATR, via the coding sequence ATGCTACCGGTGATCATCGCAGGTGGCGGCCCGGTCGGGCTGATCACCGCGCTGGGGTTGGCGCACTACGGCATCGACGTCGTGGTGTTCGAGGAGGACGACCAGCTCTCCCTGGACACCAAGGCCGGCACCGTGCTGACCCGCACGCTGGAGGTCCTCGACCGCTACGACGCCGCCGGGGACGTGCTGGCCGCCGCGCTGCGGATCGACGAGATCGGCGACATCGACCGCGCCACCGGCGAAGCCCGGGCCAGCGTGCACACGGGCGAACTCGTGCACGACACCAGGTTCCCGTTCGTGCTCAACATTCCCCAGCACCACCTGGAGCCCGTGCTGCGCGAGCGGCTGGAGGCGCTCGCTCCGAAGACCGTCCACATGGGACACCGGGTGGTTGGCTTCACCCAGGGCGGCGACCATGTCGATGTGGTCGTCGAGTCGATCGGCGGCCGGAAGACCATCCGGGGCAGCTACCTGCTCGCCTGTGACGGCGGCCGGTCCCAGCTACGGGAGGCGCTTGGCATCACGGTCGCCGGCCACACCCTCGCGCAGCGCTACATGCTCGTCGACCTCGAGGTCGACCTGGACGAAGCCAACCCGCGCGACTTCCCGTACCTGGCCTACTTCGGCGATCCGACCGAGTGGATGATCCTGGTCCGGCAGCCGCACTGCTGGCGGTTCCTCTACCCGCTGGAGCCGGGCCGACCCGAACCCGACCGGGCCGAGCTGGCAGCCAAGGCCCAGCGCTTCATCGGCGACGTGGACGGCCTGCGGGTCCTGGGCACCAACGTCTACCCCGTGCACCACCGGGTCGCCGACCGGTGGCGGGACGGGCGGGTGTTCCTGATGGGCGACGCCGCCCACCTGATCACGCCGATGTGGGCGCTCGGCCTGAACACCGGCGTGCTGGACGCGTCCAACCTGCCGTGGCGGCTGGCCTGGGTGCTGCGCGGCTGGGCGGACGAGTCGCTGCTCGACGGCTACGAGCGCGAGCAGTCGCCGGTGGCGGTCCGCGGTTCCGGCGAGATGGCCGAGGCCGCACGGGCCTACATGGACCGGCGCGCCACCGAAGTGTCCGCAATGGACGGTGGCCGCTGGGGCGTGGCGGTCACCCGGTCACTGCTGGGAGTGCGGCTGGACGTGGACGGCAGCGGCGACTGGTCGATGATCGCCGCCGGGGACACCCCGCAGCCGGTCCGCACCGGCGACCGGCTGCCGGACGTGCCGCTCTTCGGCCCACACGGCCAGGTGTCGCTGCACGACCTGACCCGCGACTCCTTCGCCGCCTTCTACTTCACCGACGTACGGCGGCGGCCTCGGCTACCCGGCACCGTGTCACCCGGGTTGAGCCGGTACCTGGTGAGCCGGTGGGACGCGCCGCTGGACTCCGGCCTGCGCGAGGTGGCCCTGTTCGACCCGGGCGAGCACGCCACCCACCGGATCGGTGTGCTGCCCGACACCGCCGTCCTGGTGCGGCCCGACGGCCATGTCGCGGCGATCCTGCCGTTCGATCCGGCCGACGACACCAAGGACCCCGTCCGCGACAGGTACCTACAGATCACTGGAGCGACCCGATGA
- a CDS encoding amylo-alpha-1,6-glucosidase: protein MALPDTPAAELACYTLWSATVAAEGFLNRPGVLMSKHWMDKVWSWDHCFNALALAPGAPELAWDQFSVIFDHQAPAGVLPDSVTHSEVLYNFVKPPIHGWALGQLRRLLADRLGRDELTEAYHRLVRWTEFWLTRRRAPGDRLPHYQHGNDSGWDNATTFDPERVVVTADLSAFLVLQLRELADLAAELGFADDATRWADLATTTGHALLDELWSGDRFYARGVHSGQKWSTGSLLDLMPIVLGEHLPASVATVLAERITAHLTPHGLASELPTSPHYRPDGYWRGPIWAPATMLVVDGLRRAGHVDLARQVSDRFRALCEASGFAENFDALTGAALRDRAYTWTASVYLLLARHHVADRS from the coding sequence GTGGCGCTCCCCGACACCCCCGCCGCCGAACTGGCCTGCTACACGTTGTGGTCGGCCACGGTGGCGGCGGAGGGATTCCTCAACCGCCCCGGCGTGCTGATGTCCAAGCACTGGATGGACAAGGTGTGGAGCTGGGACCACTGCTTCAACGCGCTGGCCCTCGCGCCCGGCGCGCCGGAGCTGGCCTGGGACCAGTTCTCCGTCATCTTCGACCACCAGGCCCCGGCCGGCGTGCTGCCCGACTCCGTCACCCATTCCGAGGTCCTGTACAACTTCGTCAAACCCCCCATCCACGGCTGGGCCCTTGGCCAGCTGCGGCGGCTGCTGGCCGACCGGCTCGGCCGTGACGAACTGACCGAGGCGTACCACCGACTGGTCCGCTGGACCGAATTCTGGCTCACCCGCCGGCGCGCGCCCGGCGACCGGCTGCCGCACTACCAGCACGGCAACGACAGCGGCTGGGACAACGCCACCACGTTCGACCCCGAACGAGTTGTCGTCACCGCCGACCTGAGCGCGTTCCTCGTGCTGCAACTGCGTGAACTGGCCGACCTCGCCGCCGAACTCGGCTTCGCCGACGACGCCACCCGCTGGGCCGACCTGGCCACCACCACCGGTCACGCCTTGCTCGACGAGCTGTGGAGCGGCGACCGGTTCTACGCCCGCGGCGTCCATAGTGGACAGAAGTGGTCCACCGGCAGCCTGCTCGACCTGATGCCGATCGTGCTCGGCGAGCACCTGCCCGCGTCGGTCGCCACCGTGCTCGCCGAAAGGATCACCGCGCACCTCACGCCGCACGGCCTGGCCAGCGAACTGCCCACCTCGCCGCACTACCGCCCCGACGGCTACTGGCGGGGCCCGATCTGGGCCCCCGCCACCATGCTCGTCGTCGACGGCCTTCGCCGCGCCGGCCACGTCGACCTCGCCCGCCAGGTGTCCGACCGGTTCCGAGCTTTGTGCGAGGCGTCCGGCTTCGCCGAGAACTTCGACGCACTCACCGGCGCGGCCCTGCGGGACCGGGCTTACACCTGGACCGCCAGCGTGTACCTCCTGCTGGCCAGGCACCACGTGGCCGACCGCTCGTGA
- a CDS encoding Ldh family oxidoreductase — MTERAVVTASWLTDAIEQIFAALGYSSTAARTVAESLVAADLRGVASHGALLVPMYVERIRRGSVSRAEAVEVLHDFGAIATLDAHHGLGQLSGDHAMGMAIEKARGFGIGAVTVRHAFHFGAAFRYATTAADAGLIGVAAANTRPLMPAPGGARAVVGNNPIAIAVPLPDRPPIVLDMALSEAALGKIRLAARENRAIPATWATDASGAPTTDPLAALDGMLLPTGGPKGYGLALIIDVLTGVLSGGAFGSGVQGLYADTSVPNNCAHFFLAIEPAAFGSDDFTRNALRLAEEIEQSPTRPSVERVYLPGQLEHERAETAVREGIPIDNSVLAALHKTAESLHVSLGASR, encoded by the coding sequence ATGACCGAGCGTGCCGTGGTGACCGCGTCCTGGCTGACCGACGCGATCGAGCAGATCTTCGCGGCACTCGGCTACTCCTCCACCGCGGCGCGGACCGTCGCGGAATCCTTGGTGGCCGCGGATCTTCGCGGCGTCGCGTCGCACGGGGCGCTGCTGGTGCCGATGTACGTGGAGCGCATCCGGCGCGGCTCGGTCAGCCGCGCCGAAGCGGTCGAGGTGCTGCATGACTTCGGCGCGATCGCGACCCTCGACGCCCACCACGGCCTCGGCCAGCTCAGCGGTGATCACGCCATGGGCATGGCCATCGAGAAGGCCCGCGGATTCGGCATCGGGGCCGTCACGGTGCGGCATGCGTTCCACTTCGGTGCCGCTTTCCGTTACGCCACAACAGCTGCCGACGCCGGCCTGATTGGCGTGGCGGCGGCGAACACCCGGCCGCTGATGCCCGCGCCCGGTGGTGCGCGGGCGGTTGTCGGCAACAATCCCATCGCCATCGCCGTCCCGCTGCCCGACCGGCCGCCGATCGTGCTGGACATGGCGCTGTCCGAAGCCGCGTTGGGCAAGATTCGCCTGGCGGCGCGAGAGAATCGTGCCATCCCGGCGACCTGGGCGACCGATGCCTCGGGCGCGCCGACGACCGATCCGCTGGCCGCGTTGGACGGCATGCTGCTGCCGACCGGCGGCCCCAAGGGCTACGGCCTGGCACTGATCATCGACGTGCTCACGGGCGTGCTGTCCGGTGGCGCCTTCGGCTCCGGTGTGCAAGGCCTGTACGCCGACACGTCGGTGCCCAACAACTGCGCACACTTCTTCCTGGCCATCGAACCGGCCGCGTTCGGCTCGGACGACTTCACGCGCAACGCGCTGCGCCTGGCCGAGGAGATCGAGCAATCACCGACCCGGCCGAGTGTCGAGAGGGTTTACCTACCAGGACAGCTGGAGCACGAACGGGCCGAAACCGCAGTCCGGGAGGGAATCCCGATAGACAACAGCGTCCTGGCGGCCCTGCACAAGACGGCCGAGAGCCTTCACGTATCGCTGGGAGCGAGCCGATGA
- a CDS encoding carbohydrate ABC transporter permease: MLFPVYWMLTVSFTPEQDMRKSPPDLFPVHGTLDGYRAALTEQLPYLGTSVVIALGTVVLTVALSAPAGFALAKLRPRGAGVLNFLLLAAQMVPGIIMAMGFYAIYLDLGLLQSVPGLIVADSTIAVPFGVLIFAALMSSIPDELLQAAKTDGASRLRTFWSIVLPMSRNGVVTVSVFAFLWAWSDFVFASTLDNGGAHEPITLGIYHYIGNNNQQWNAIMATAVFASIPAAVILVLAQRYVAAGVTAGAVKD, translated from the coding sequence ATGCTGTTCCCGGTCTACTGGATGCTCACCGTGTCCTTCACGCCGGAACAGGACATGCGCAAGTCGCCGCCCGACCTGTTCCCGGTGCACGGCACGCTCGACGGCTACCGGGCCGCGCTGACCGAGCAACTCCCCTACCTGGGCACCAGCGTGGTGATCGCGCTCGGCACGGTCGTGCTGACCGTGGCGCTGTCCGCGCCGGCCGGGTTCGCGCTGGCCAAACTGCGACCGCGCGGCGCCGGCGTGCTGAACTTCCTGTTGCTGGCGGCGCAGATGGTGCCGGGGATCATCATGGCGATGGGCTTCTACGCCATCTACCTCGACCTCGGCCTGCTCCAGTCGGTTCCCGGCCTCATCGTCGCCGACTCGACCATCGCGGTGCCCTTCGGCGTGCTCATCTTCGCCGCGCTGATGTCGTCGATTCCCGACGAGTTGTTGCAGGCGGCCAAGACCGACGGGGCCAGCCGGCTGCGCACCTTCTGGTCGATCGTGCTGCCGATGAGCCGCAACGGGGTCGTCACGGTGTCGGTGTTCGCCTTCCTGTGGGCGTGGTCGGACTTCGTCTTCGCCAGCACGCTGGACAACGGCGGCGCGCACGAGCCGATCACGCTCGGCATCTACCACTACATCGGCAACAACAACCAGCAGTGGAACGCGATCATGGCGACCGCCGTGTTCGCGTCCATCCCGGCCGCGGTGATACTCGTGCTGGCCCAGCGCTATGTCGCCGCCGGCGTCACCGCAGGCGCGGTCAAGGACTGA
- a CDS encoding carbohydrate ABC transporter permease, protein MTTTVARATAAAVPAGRRRRNLDQWAAWGFLLPVTVYLAVFYAFPLFRNVDLSLRNYTVRSFVQGDAPFTGLANYGTVLSDPTFLPALAHTAVFTGASIAFQYTIGLALAVFFRQRFRLSATLRALFLVPWLLPLIVSASTWSWMLNSDSGIVNTALGLVGLGPVNWLTSPQWSLVSVIIANIWIGIPFNLVILYSGLQTIPDSLYEAAALDGASAWQRFWRITFPLLRPVSAITLLLGLIYTLKVFDVIWIMTRGGPTDSSTTFATWSYRLGFGTLLPSFGPAAAVGNLLVVTALVFGLAYIRFQRKLVTS, encoded by the coding sequence ATGACCACCACCGTTGCGCGTGCGACGGCGGCCGCCGTCCCGGCCGGCCGCCGTCGCCGCAACCTGGACCAGTGGGCCGCCTGGGGATTCCTCCTCCCGGTCACTGTGTACCTGGCGGTGTTCTACGCGTTCCCGTTGTTCCGCAACGTCGACCTGAGCCTGCGCAACTACACCGTCCGGTCCTTCGTCCAGGGCGACGCCCCGTTCACCGGCCTGGCCAACTACGGGACCGTGCTCAGCGACCCGACGTTCCTGCCTGCGCTCGCGCACACGGCGGTGTTCACCGGCGCGTCGATCGCTTTCCAGTACACCATCGGGCTGGCGCTGGCAGTGTTCTTCCGGCAGCGCTTCCGGCTGTCGGCCACGCTACGCGCCCTGTTCCTGGTGCCGTGGCTGCTGCCGCTGATCGTGTCCGCCTCCACGTGGTCGTGGATGCTCAACAGCGACTCCGGCATCGTCAACACGGCGCTGGGCCTGGTCGGCCTCGGCCCGGTCAACTGGCTGACCTCGCCGCAGTGGTCGCTGGTTTCGGTGATCATCGCCAACATCTGGATCGGCATCCCGTTCAACCTCGTGATCCTCTACAGTGGACTCCAGACGATCCCGGACAGCCTGTACGAGGCGGCGGCGCTGGACGGGGCGAGCGCGTGGCAGCGGTTCTGGCGGATCACCTTTCCCCTGCTGCGCCCGGTGTCCGCCATCACGCTGCTACTCGGGCTGATCTACACGCTCAAGGTGTTCGACGTCATCTGGATCATGACGCGGGGCGGCCCGACCGACTCGTCCACCACCTTCGCCACGTGGTCCTACCGGCTCGGCTTCGGCACCCTGCTGCCGTCGTTCGGCCCCGCGGCGGCCGTCGGCAACCTGCTCGTCGTCACCGCGCTGGTGTTCGGCCTGGCCTACATCCGGTTCCAGCGCAAGCTGGTGACGTCGTGA
- a CDS encoding LacI family DNA-binding transcriptional regulator codes for MNIGEIARRANVSRSTVSYALSGKRSVSEATRRKIQQVVDELGYQPNASARALAAGRTSTIGLVFPPAVGHHYTAMQLDFIGSLADAAAVHEYDVLLSTAGPDSTSSLRRLLAERRVDGVVLMEVRLADERVDQLLEADFPFVTIGRTAAPDRTCWVGVDHGALVTACVDHLADLGHRRIALVNRPERLLRIGYESAHRGLEGFERAIAARGLTGRHYPCDDDAASGQARVEQILHDDPGTTAIVTLNEAALGGLYQGLARAGRSVPGDFSIAGVALPHWAQMVSPQLTAADVPAAELGRLAVDLLMARLADPAGAPRHHLLAPPVSLRGSTGPVPTC; via the coding sequence GTGAACATCGGAGAGATCGCCCGACGGGCCAACGTGTCGCGGAGCACGGTCTCCTACGCGCTCAGCGGCAAGCGGTCGGTGTCCGAGGCCACCCGCCGGAAGATCCAGCAGGTGGTCGACGAACTGGGCTATCAACCCAATGCCAGCGCCCGCGCGCTGGCCGCCGGCCGCACCAGCACGATCGGCCTGGTGTTCCCGCCCGCCGTCGGCCACCACTACACGGCGATGCAGCTGGACTTCATCGGCAGCCTGGCCGACGCGGCGGCCGTGCACGAATACGACGTGCTGCTGTCGACCGCGGGACCGGACAGCACCTCGTCGCTGCGGCGGCTGCTGGCCGAACGCCGGGTCGACGGCGTGGTCCTGATGGAGGTCAGGCTGGCCGACGAGCGCGTCGACCAGCTGCTCGAGGCCGACTTCCCGTTCGTCACCATCGGCCGCACCGCCGCGCCGGACCGCACCTGCTGGGTCGGCGTCGACCACGGGGCGCTGGTCACGGCCTGCGTCGATCATCTGGCCGATCTGGGCCACCGGCGGATCGCGCTGGTCAACCGGCCGGAACGGTTGCTGCGCATCGGTTACGAGTCGGCCCACCGTGGACTGGAGGGCTTCGAGCGGGCCATCGCCGCGCGCGGCCTGACCGGCCGGCACTACCCGTGCGACGACGACGCCGCGTCGGGCCAGGCCCGGGTCGAGCAGATCCTGCACGACGACCCGGGCACCACCGCGATCGTCACCTTGAACGAGGCGGCGCTCGGCGGTCTGTACCAAGGACTGGCCCGGGCCGGACGCAGCGTGCCGGGCGACTTCTCCATCGCCGGAGTGGCGCTGCCGCACTGGGCCCAGATGGTGTCACCGCAGCTGACGGCCGCGGATGTGCCCGCGGCGGAACTGGGTCGGCTGGCGGTCGACCTGCTCATGGCTCGCCTGGCCGATCCGGCCGGCGCGCCCCGGCACCACCTGCTCGCCCCACCGGTCTCGCTGCGGGGCAGCACGGGACCGGTGCCGACCTGCTGA
- a CDS encoding cellulase family glycosylhydrolase produces the protein MTRFLLRAAMIAVLVAPLLAVPPAASGATNGFRGVNWADARDNYVDGWVIPTGLTAGDSYDTVHTKADGIITGFQQQLGANTVRLPVNPQSVNSDWWSRYKGAIDSALAHGMNVILGYWEANKDGLVDDLAAWNTMWDKVTADYGGNGNVYFEPMNEPFGYSLNAWVSLCSTWLSRHSGIPRGRVVISGTGYNDNVTGVGAASALTGTLLSLHFYGYWASDTTRAAWTTNLSNRLGSYSSRTIIDEAGAPMTTGLDYSAGHQDGNNFTAYFAATTDLARSRQIGVVYWPGLRSGDTYSITRQSGSGLAVNNASGVVQLRWGWGL, from the coding sequence ATGACGCGCTTCCTGCTACGCGCAGCCATGATCGCCGTTCTCGTCGCGCCTCTGCTCGCGGTCCCGCCCGCGGCCTCCGGCGCCACGAACGGCTTCCGCGGGGTGAACTGGGCCGACGCCCGCGACAACTACGTGGACGGGTGGGTCATCCCGACCGGTCTCACCGCCGGGGACAGCTACGACACCGTCCACACCAAGGCGGACGGCATCATCACCGGCTTCCAGCAGCAACTCGGCGCGAACACCGTACGACTGCCGGTCAACCCGCAGAGCGTCAACTCCGACTGGTGGTCGCGGTACAAGGGCGCCATCGACTCGGCGCTGGCCCACGGCATGAACGTCATCCTCGGGTACTGGGAGGCGAACAAGGACGGCCTCGTCGACGACCTGGCCGCCTGGAACACCATGTGGGACAAGGTGACCGCCGACTACGGCGGTAACGGCAACGTCTATTTCGAACCGATGAACGAGCCGTTCGGCTACAGCCTGAACGCTTGGGTGTCGCTCTGCTCGACCTGGCTGTCCCGGCACTCGGGCATCCCGCGGGGCCGGGTGGTGATCAGCGGCACCGGCTACAACGACAACGTGACCGGTGTCGGCGCCGCCAGCGCACTGACCGGAACCCTGCTGTCGCTGCACTTCTACGGTTACTGGGCCTCGGACACCACCCGCGCGGCCTGGACCACCAACCTGAGCAACCGGCTCGGGTCGTACTCGTCGCGCACCATCATCGACGAGGCCGGCGCCCCGATGACGACCGGACTGGACTACTCCGCCGGGCACCAGGACGGCAACAACTTCACCGCGTACTTCGCCGCCACCACCGATCTGGCGCGGTCCCGGCAGATCGGCGTCGTCTACTGGCCCGGTCTGCGCTCCGGGGACACCTATTCGATCACGAGGCAGAGTGGCAGCGGCCTGGCGGTGAACAACGCGTCCGGCGTCGTGCAGCTGCGCTGGGGCTGGGGTTTGTAG